ATTAACTTCATCAGCCAATTTCATCGCCAATGCCAATGCTTCAGGCTCTTCTGGATTTGGAGATTTAACGGTTGGGAAATCGCCATTAGGTTCTGCTTGTTCTTTCACGCTATGAACTTGGGTGTAACCTGCTTGTGCCAAAACCGTTGGAATCGATTTTATTGAAGTCCCGTGCAGCGAAGTATATACTATTTTTAAGTTTTCTTTTGCTGCAGCTGGAGTCGTTGTAAAACTAGCATTGTCAATGGTTGATTGATGAAAAGCAGCATCTACTTCTTTGTCAATATATTGAATCAAATTATCATTGGCTTCGAATTTAATTTCGTCATAATTTAACGCCTCGATTAACTGAATAATTTCACCATCTTGAGGTGGGACTAATTGTCCACCATCTTGCCAATACACTTTGTATCCGTTATATTCAGGAGGATTGTGAGAAGCAGTTAATACAATTCCCGCATGACAATTCAGATGTTTTACAGCGAATGACAACTCGGGTGTAGTGCGCAATTCAGAAAATAAGAAAACCTGAATTCCATTGGCAGAAAAAACATCGGCAACCACTTTTGCTAAAGTATCACTATTGTGTCGGCAGTCATAAGCAATCGCAACACGTAAATTTTCGCCAGAAAACACTTTTTTCAAATAGTTAGACAAACCTTGGGTGTTTTTTCCTAAAGTATATTTGTTTATACGATTAGTTCCTACACCCATGACTCCACGCATTCCACCAGTGCCGAATTCCAAATTTTTATAAAAACTTTCTTCTAACTCTTTGGGAGCTGAAGTCATCATTTCTTTAATGGTATTTTTAGTAGCTATGTCAAAAGTCGGCGAAAGCCATTCGTTTACTTTGTCTAAAATAGTTTGTTTGATTTCCATTTTGTAATTATTTGGTATAACCAATCTTTTATTCGTTCTTGTTGTATTTGTTGTATTTGATTCGAATCCATCAAATGATTCAATGCTTTATAAATGTCTGGAAATTGCTGTTCAATTTCCGTAACTCTTTTTGTAAGTACTTCATATGTTAGCGCAAATTTTCGAAGCGAAACAAAACTGCGTATGATGGCAATGTTAATTTCAATAGTTTTTTCGTTATTCAAAACACTGGAAAGCATGGCGACTCCTTGTTCTGTAAAAGCGAAGGGAGTTGCAGCGCCTAATTTCCTTTTTGATGGTATCACAGATTGTGATACCAAATCATTTACTTCTTATTCAGTCAATTCAAACATGAAGTCTAGAGGAAATCGGTTTAGGTTTCTTCTGACGGCTTGTTTTACTATTCTTGTTTCCGTAGCATATAATTCAGCTAAATCAAAATCGAGTAATACTTTATAAACTCTGATTTCGATAATTTTTTGGGTAATGATTTGGGATTTGGGCATTCAATTCAAATTAGGGTTTAATTCAGTTCATTGGCAATTTTATAAAGTTCTTCGTTATTTTTAGTTCGAAGGATTATCTCACCCAAGAACCCAGCTAGGAATAATTGAGTTCCAATAATCATTGTGGTTAGTGCGATATAGAATAGGGGATTCTCAGTAACTAACATAGTATGGAAGCCTGCGTACAAACGGTACAATTTGACTCCAATGATTAATCCAGTTGATATGAACCCAATAATAAACATCAATACGCCTGCTGCTCCAAAAAAGTGCATCGGTCGTTTTCCATAACGCGATAAAAACCAAATGGTAATTAAATCCAAGAAGCCATTAATAAATCGGCTCATACCAAATTTGGACTCGCCGTATTTTCTAGCTTGGTGTTGTACCACTTTTTCGCCAATTTTATTAAAGCCAGCGTTTTTGGCTAAAACCGGAATATAACGGTGCATTTCGCCCGACACTTCCACATTCTTTACCACCACATTTTTGTAGGCTTTTAAGCCGCAGTTAAAATCATTCAAATACACACCCGATGTTTTTCGAGCCGCCCAGTTGAATAATTTCGACGGGATATTTTTCGCCACTACCGAATCGTAGCGTTTCTTTTTCCAACCTGAAACCAAGTCGTAGTTTCCGTTAATAATCATATCATACAAACCAGGAATTTCTTCAGGACTGTCTTGCAAATCGGCATCCATAGTAATTATGACATCGCCTTGAGCTTTGGCAAATCCAGCATGCAGGGCTTGCGATTTCCCAAAGTTTTTCATAAAACGAATTCCTTTTACATGAGGATTTTCTTGAGCAAATTGTTCAATATACTGCCAAGAATTATCGGTACTTCCATCGTCAAGAAAGATAATTTCGTAGGTGTAGTTATTGGTTTGCATCACTTTGATAATCCAAGTGTACAATTCGTTAAGCGATTCCTCTTCGTTAAGAAGCGGGATTAGTATGGATAGATTCATGTAGTTTTATTCTTGTGACTTGCTTTTGAAAAACGCGGCCATAATTAAGCCAATAATGGAGCTAATCAAGATACTGTAAACGGACCCTTTTAATAATTCAATTACAGAATAGGGATTGCTTTCATTCATTTTTGCAATCATTTCATTGATAGCTGCTGCAGGCGAATTGAATTTTTGCATCATTTCAACTGCATTTTTTATGGTGATTTCTTTTAAAGTATCTTGAATTGATGGGTCGATAACATTGAAAAGTAGAATATTAAATAGGGTTCCAATTAATGTCCCAACTACAGCAGAAATAAAATAAGTAGTAAAGGCATCTTTAAATACAAATACACCCTTCAACTCTTTCTTTGTTTTGGAAAGTAATACGATACTAATTGTTAGATAAATTACCATACTCACTACACCAATCCACCAAGAGACGAATAGATTTAAATCAATAGCATAGATAGTTGAGGTTATTAATGCAGATACAATTCCAGACAATACACCAAAAGTTAGTCCGTTCTTTTTAATAGTTTCATTTATCATGATGTAAAAATTTTAAAAATTAATCTACAAATATAGCAATTACTACATTATTAGTAACGAAAAATCGCGATTTAGCGATTGATAAAAAAAGTAAGACAAAGATTTGATTATTAAAAAATAAGTGTAAATTTGCAAACTCAAAATAATAATGTAAAAACAAAAAGTTATACTTGGTTTATACCTTTTCTGTTAGAAGAAAAGCTTCAAAACACAATTATAATTGAAACTAATAAAAAAGAATTACGATGAAAAAAGGTGTACACCCAGAAAATTACAGATTAGTTGCTTTTAAAGACATGTCAAATGATGATGTTTTTATTACTAAATCTACTGCTGAAACTAAAGAAACTGTCACTGTTGACGGTGTAGAATATCCAGTTGTAAAAATGGAGATTTCTAGAACTTCTCACCCTTTTTACACAGGTAAATCTAAATTAATTGATACTGCAGGTCGTATCGATAAATTCAAAACTAAATACGCGAAACACGTTAAATAATTTTAATTCGTTTCTTCTTATACTAAGCCTCACAATTTGTGAGGCTTTTTTTATGTAAAAACTTTGTAACTTTGACCACTTATAACTTTGAAATTTTTCAAAATGAATTACATCCTTTTTGACGGTCCTGCTCGAAATGCACTTTTGCCCTTCACTTTTACCCGGCCAGTAGCCGATATTTTAATCGGAATTTTGACGATCCGCCAAAAATGGGAAGCCTATTTAGGTTCAACCACCACCACCTTGACCGAAGACTACCTTACCGATAAATTCCCTATGGTAGAAATGGAACAAAATGTGATGATCAACGCTTCATTTTTGCCAACTGCTACTTTGGTTGACATGATTCAGAATTTGGAATCCAATCAAGCTATTTTTAAAGGTGAAGAAGTGATTGCTTTTTATACCAATGAAGAGCAAGAAGAAGTTGATTTTGACACCTATGAAATACTTGAATATACAGATGACTGTATAACCGTAGCTCACACTTGGGATATATTTGCCAAAAACGATGCAGCGCTTCGTGCTGATTTTGCGTTTTTGACTCAAGATAGAAAATCGCAACCGATTCCAAAATCAGTGAATGTAATGGCACCCGAGCATATTTTTATAGAAGAAGGAGCCAAATTAGAGTTTGTTACTTTAAACGCATCTACAGGGCCAATTTATATTGGTAAAAATGCTGAAATTATGGAAGGCTCTGTAATTCGTGGACCTTTTGCTTTGTGCGAAGGAGCTGGAGTAAAATTGGCGACAAAAGTCTATGGTGCAACAACCGTTGGGCCGTATTCTAAAATTGGAGGCGAAGTGAATAATTCGGTTTTATTTGCCTATTCGAATAAAGGGCATGACGGATTTTTAGGTAATTCTGTTTTGGGTGAATGGTGTAATATTGGCGCAGACAGTAATAATTCCAATCTTAAAAACAACTACGAAGAAGTAAAATTATGGAGTTACGAAACCGAAGGTTTTGCTAAAACGGGCTTGCAATTTTGTGGTTTGATGATGGGTGATCATAGTAAGTGCGGAATCAATACGATGTTCAATACCGGAACTGTTGTAGGAGTAAGTGCGAATATTTTTGGTAGTGGTTTTCCTCGCAATTTTGTACCTAGTTTTTCTTGGGGAGGCGCCGCTGGATTTACTACCTATGTAACTAGTAAAGCTTTTGCTACCGCAAAATTAGTAATGAGCCGCAGAGATGTGGAATTTGACCAAAAAGAACAAGCCATTTTAGAACACGTCTTTGAAGAAACCAAAAAGTGGCGAAAAGAATAACAGATTAGAATACTTTATAAAAAAAAACTCGCATCAATTGATGCGAGTTTTTTGTTTTTACTTGACTCTAATAAAATGGTCTTTCAACTTGATTTCTTTCATTCGTTTGTCATCAGGATTTTTTCTATACAATATAATCTCACTTTTGTTATAGCCAGTAATCAAACTCAATTTTGTGATAATAGAATTTAACGTATTTTCTCTACGTTTTGTAATACTTGAATAATTTTCTGATAAATCGGCTTGTTCAAATAAATTGTTTAACGAGTTGATCGGGATATATTCAGATTGATTGTGAATCAAATGCAAAATTATTTTTAATTCATTTGTATCGAAAGCATCAATAACTTTACTTTTAAATTGCAATTGTTGGGAGTTGTTGTCAAATAGAATACTCTTGTGTTGAATCAATTTATTTTTGAATTTTGACTTGTAAAATAGATAGGATAA
This sequence is a window from Flavobacterium ammoniigenes. Protein-coding genes within it:
- a CDS encoding type B 50S ribosomal protein L31, producing the protein MKKGVHPENYRLVAFKDMSNDDVFITKSTAETKETVTVDGVEYPVVKMEISRTSHPFYTGKSKLIDTAGRIDKFKTKYAKHVK
- a CDS encoding glycosyltransferase family 2 protein, whose amino-acid sequence is MNLSILIPLLNEEESLNELYTWIIKVMQTNNYTYEIIFLDDGSTDNSWQYIEQFAQENPHVKGIRFMKNFGKSQALHAGFAKAQGDVIITMDADLQDSPEEIPGLYDMIINGNYDLVSGWKKKRYDSVVAKNIPSKLFNWAARKTSGVYLNDFNCGLKAYKNVVVKNVEVSGEMHRYIPVLAKNAGFNKIGEKVVQHQARKYGESKFGMSRFINGFLDLITIWFLSRYGKRPMHFFGAAGVLMFIIGFISTGLIIGVKLYRLYAGFHTMLVTENPLFYIALTTMIIGTQLFLAGFLGEIILRTKNNEELYKIANELN
- a CDS encoding phospho-sugar mutase; protein product: MEIKQTILDKVNEWLSPTFDIATKNTIKEMMTSAPKELEESFYKNLEFGTGGMRGVMGVGTNRINKYTLGKNTQGLSNYLKKVFSGENLRVAIAYDCRHNSDTLAKVVADVFSANGIQVFLFSELRTTPELSFAVKHLNCHAGIVLTASHNPPEYNGYKVYWQDGGQLVPPQDGEIIQLIEALNYDEIKFEANDNLIQYIDKEVDAAFHQSTIDNASFTTTPAAAKENLKIVYTSLHGTSIKSIPTVLAQAGYTQVHSVKEQAEPNGDFPTVKSPNPEEPEALALAMKLADEVNADIVIGTDPDSDRLGVAVRDTEGKMTLLNGNQTMIIMTAFLLEQWKRADKITGTEFVGSTIVSTPMMLELASAYRIECKVGLTGFKWIAKMIKDFPNQKFIGGGEESFGFMVGDAVRDKDAVGASLLVCEIAALAKASGSSLYQELLNLYVDFGCYKEHLISLTKKGIDGLAEINQMMIDLRENPVEEINGQRVVCIDDYQNSTSLNRITNEIEPINIPKSNVLIYYLEDGSKICARPSGTEPKIKFYFSVNTTLNKVENFKAIEAELDQKIKNIIAAMQLN
- a CDS encoding DUF4199 domain-containing protein, encoding MINETIKKNGLTFGVLSGIVSALITSTIYAIDLNLFVSWWIGVVSMVIYLTISIVLLSKTKKELKGVFVFKDAFTTYFISAVVGTLIGTLFNILLFNVIDPSIQDTLKEITIKNAVEMMQKFNSPAAAINEMIAKMNESNPYSVIELLKGSVYSILISSIIGLIMAAFFKSKSQE
- a CDS encoding ORF6N domain-containing protein, encoding MPKSQIITQKIIEIRVYKVLLDFDLAELYATETRIVKQAVRRNLNRFPLDFMFELTE
- a CDS encoding ORF6N domain-containing protein, whose amino-acid sequence is MIPSKRKLGAATPFAFTEQGVAMLSSVLNNEKTIEINIAIIRSFVSLRKFALTYEVLTKRVTEIEQQFPDIYKALNHLMDSNQIQQIQQERIKDWLYQIITKWKSNKLF
- a CDS encoding GlmU family protein, giving the protein MNYILFDGPARNALLPFTFTRPVADILIGILTIRQKWEAYLGSTTTTLTEDYLTDKFPMVEMEQNVMINASFLPTATLVDMIQNLESNQAIFKGEEVIAFYTNEEQEEVDFDTYEILEYTDDCITVAHTWDIFAKNDAALRADFAFLTQDRKSQPIPKSVNVMAPEHIFIEEGAKLEFVTLNASTGPIYIGKNAEIMEGSVIRGPFALCEGAGVKLATKVYGATTVGPYSKIGGEVNNSVLFAYSNKGHDGFLGNSVLGEWCNIGADSNNSNLKNNYEEVKLWSYETEGFAKTGLQFCGLMMGDHSKCGINTMFNTGTVVGVSANIFGSGFPRNFVPSFSWGGAAGFTTYVTSKAFATAKLVMSRRDVEFDQKEQAILEHVFEETKKWRKE